The genomic DNA AAGGTAAGCCTGAACAAAAGCCCAGCCTCGAAGAACTGCTGGAAATGCTCGTGGAACAGGCACTGGTGGTGCAGCCGCGCAGCAACAACGACCTGTCGATCTTCATGCGCCTGCTGGGCCTGGCCTTCAGCCAGAGCCAAGGGCACCTGCGGCGCTACCTGGAAGACATGTATGGCAAGGTGTTCCGCCGCTATATGTTGCTGGTCAATGAGGCCGCACCACGCATTCCTCCGCTCGAACTGTTCTGGCGCGTGCACTTCATGCTCGGTGCTGCGGCGTTCAGCATGTCCGGCATCAAGGCGTTGCGCGCCATTGCCGAAACCGACTTTGGTATAAACACCTCCATAGAGCAGGTCATGCGCCTGATGGTACCGTTCCTGGCCGCTGGCATGCGCGCCGACAGCGGTGTCACCGACGAGGCGATGGCCGCAGCACAGTTGCGCCCGCGCAGTAAAACCGGTAGCACCACCGCCAAGGCCTGAAGGCTGGGCGGGGCAGGGCGCTTGGGCTAAGCTAGCGCCCATGTCCGACCTAGATCTTCTGCACATCTCCCTCGCTGACCAGCGCCTCTATGGCTTTGCCAATGGGCAGTTGTGCCTGCGCCTGGCGGTGTCGACCGCACGCAATGGGGCCGGTGAGCGCAATGGCTCCGGCTGCACGCCGCGCGGCCTGCACCAGGTGCGAGCGAGGATTGGGGCGGGCTTGCCGCTCAATGCCGTGCTGCGTGGGCGGCGCTGGACCGGTGAGGTCTGGTCGCCGGCGTTGCACGCACAGTACCCCGGGCGTGACTGGGTCCTTACCCGCATCCTCTGGCTCAGCGGTTGCGAGGCCGGAGTCAATCGTCTTGGCGCCGTGGATACGTTCCGCCGCTATATCTATCTGCATGGCACGCCCGACACGGAACCCTTGGGCATACCGCTGTCCCATGGCTGCATTCGCCTGCGCAACACCGATCTGCTTGGCCTGTTCGAGCGCGTACCGGCGCATTGCCCGGTGCGTATCGAGGAGGCCGCATGCCCCCAGTGGGCTTCTTTAAGTCTGTAATGAAGGATTGCCTATGACCGTCAGCCTGCAAGGCTCCCTGATGGTGGATATCGCCGGTAAATGGCTGACCGCCGAAGACCGCCAACTCCTGCGCCAGCCGGAAGTGGCTGGCCTGATCATCTTTGCCCGCAACATCGACAGCCCGCGCCAGGTGCGTGAACTGTGCGCGTCCATCCGCGCCATTCGTCCCGATCTGATTCTGGCCGTCGACCAGGAAGGTGGGCGTGTGCAGCGTTTGCGTCAAGGCTTCGTGCGCCTGCCAGCCATGCGCGCGATCGCCGATAACGCCAATGCCGAGTACCTCGCCGAGCAGTGCGGTTGGTTGATGGCCACTGAAGTGCTGGCGGTTGGCCTGGACCTCAGCTTCGCCCCTGTGCTCGACCTGGATCACCAGCGTAGCGCTGTGGTCGGCAGCCGCGCGTTTGAAGGCGACCCGCAACGTGCCGCGCAGCTTGCTGGCGCCTTCATCCGCGGGATGAACGCAGCGGGTATGGCTGCCTGTGGCAAGCATTTCCCCGGGCATGGTTGGGCGGAGGCGGACTCCCACGTGGCCATTCCGACGGACGAGCGCAGCCTTGAGCAACTGCGCCAGGCAGATCTGGTACCGTTCACCCGTCTCAGCGGGCAGCTGGCGGCAGTCATGCCGGCGCATGTCATCTATCCGCAGGTAGACAATCAGCCGGCCGGGTTCTCGCGTCGTTGGTTGCAGGACATTCTGCGTGGCGAACTGGGCTTTGACGGGGTGATCTTCAGTGACGACCTGTCGATGGCTGGTGCGCATGTGGTTGGCGATGCGGCCAATCGGATCGAGGCAGCGCTGAGTGCGGGTTGTGACATGGGCCTGGTGTGCAATGACCGGGCGGCCGCAGAGCTGGCTTTGAGCGCGGCGCAGCGGCTGAAGGTCAAGCCATCGCCGCGGATTGCACGCATGCGCGGGCAGGGGTTTGCGCGGACCGATTATCGCCAGCAGCCGCGTTGGCTGGAGGCGCTGGGGGCGTTGCGCGAGGCGCAGTTGGTCGATTGACTGTGCCGGCCCCACAGGTATCTCGCTGCTGTTTAAGGCGGTGAAAGTCCTGTGGGGCTTGTCCGCGAAATAGCCGGGACTGACTGCTAGCGCCCCCGCTTTCCAGGCAGCGGGGCAAACAATGCCTCGATTTCCTCATCCCCCAGTCGCCACTGCCCAGCTTCTGCCCCATCGAGCAGGCTTGCTGCCAGCGCTGCTTTTTCCTGCTGCAGCTGCTGTATCTTCTCTTCAACTGTGCCGCGCGTGATCAGCTTGAACACGAATACCGGCTTGTCCTGGCCGATGCGGTATGCGCGGTCGGTGGCCTGGTTCTCGCTGGCCGGGTTCCACCATGGGTCGAAGTGAATCACGGTGTCGGCAGCCGTCAGGTTCAGCCCCACGCCGCCGGCCTTGAGGCTGATCAGGAACACTTCGCTGTCGCCCTGCTGGAACTGCTGCACCGGTGTGCGTCGGTCACGGGTGTCACCAGTGAGCAGGCTGTAGCGGATCTTGCGCTTTTCCAGCTCTTGTTCGATCAGTGCCAGCATCGAGGTGAACTGCGAGAACAGCAGCACACGGCGCCCTTCGCTCAGCAGTTCTTCGAGCATGTCCAGCAGCGCGCCGAGCTTGCCCTTGTCAGCCTGATTGCCCTTGATCTCGACCCCTTTGACCAGGCGTAAATCGCAACATACCTGGCGCAGCTTGAGCAGGGCATCGAGGATCACGATCTGGCTGCGTGCCGCGCCATTGCGGGCGATTTCCTCGCGCACTTTCTTGTCCATCGCCACGCGCACGGCCTCGTAGGTATCACGCTGGGCGTCGCTGAGCTCGACCCAGTGGACCATTTCGGTCTTGGGCGGCAGTTCGGTTGCCACTTGCTCCTTGGTCCGGCGCAGCAGGAACGGGCGGATGCGGTGGACCAGGTGCGACAGGCGTTCGGCGTCGCCGTGGCGCTCGATCGGCGTACGGTAATCCTGGTTGAAGCGTTTCACCTCGCCCAGCCAGCCTGGCATGAGGAAGTGGAAGATCGACCATAGCTCGCCCAGGTTGTTTTCCATTGGTGTGCCGGTCAGGCATAGGCGCTGGTTGGCCTGCAGCTCGCAGACAGCCTGGGCGGCCTTGCTGGTGCTGCTCTTGATGTTCTGCGCCTCGTCAAGCACCAGCACGCTCCACTGCTGGGCGCGCAGGTGCTCGAGGTCGCGCGGCACCAGGGCGTAGGTGGTCAGTACCAGGTCGTATTCGTGCAGCTTGGCGAAATGCTTGCTGCGGCCGGGGCCGTGCAGGGCCAGGACGCGCAGGTCGGGGGCGAAGCGTTGGGCTTCGTCGAGCCAGTTGGGCACCAGGCTGGTCGGCATCACTGCCAGGGCGGGGTGGGCGAGGCGCCCGTTCTGCTTTTCCAGCAGCAGGTGGGCCAGGGCCTGCAAGGTCTTGCCCAGGCCCATGTCGTCGCCAAGGATGCCGCCGGTGCCCATTTCGCGCAGTGCCTGCAACCAGTTCAGGCCCTGCTGCTGATAGGGGCGCAGGGTGGCGTTGAGCGCTGCGGGTGGCGCGACCTGCAGGTCGCGTGCATCGCGCAGTCGCCGGCCCAGGTCGCGCACATGGGCGCCACCTTCCCAGTGCAGGGGCAAATGTTCGATGTCGTTAAGACGTGCCGCGTCGGCGCGGTCCATGCGCAGGGTGGGGCCGACGTTGTCCTCGTGCAGGTACAGTTCACCGAGGGTGCCCATGACCGACTTGATTCGCCCGTAGGGCAGGGCGACGCGCAGCGCAGGGGCGTCCAGCCGGCCGCGGTTGAGGTCTATCAGCAGGTGTTCATCGTCGCTACGCCGGGCCAGCTCGCTGGGGCGCAGCAGCTCGGGGTTGCTGCGCAGCAGCTGCAGCACGATTGGCAGCAGGCTGTGGCGCTGGCCTTCGACGACGATGCCCAGCTCCAGGTCGAACCATTCGTGTCCTGGCGCTTCGTCGATGCTGGCGTACCAGTCATCCACCTCATGCAGGTTGAAGGCGAAGTCGCGGTGGATGTCGACTTCCCAGCCTGCCTTGCGCAGGCGCGGCAGGCCGTCGCGGGCGAAGCGCAGCCAGGCTTCGTCGTCGGGCAACTGAAGCATTTCTCCCGCGCTGTCTGGCAGTGCCTTGCTCTGCCGGGTGGCGGGTTTGAAGCCCAGTTCGCGCAGTGCCTTGCGCAGTGCCTGCTCGACCTGGGGCTGGCGGCGGATGCGTTGGCTGATGGTATCCACCAGTCGGGTCAATGGCTTGTCGTCGCTGCCACTGGCGCGTAGCCCATCGTAGTCGAACGATAGGGCGGCGCGGTGTTGCATCTGGCGCTGCATGCGCCCGGTCTTGGGCATATAGGCGCTGAATTCAAGGCTGCCAAGGGTCAGCCGGCCCTTGGGCTGGATGTTATCGATCTGCTCGGTGATCACGGCGGTGGGGGTAGGGACTTGCCGGTTCAAGGCGTTCAGTCGATGGCTCAAAGGTACTACCAGGTGTTCAGGTACGGTTGGTGCGCGTGCGAGCTGGCTGGCGATGAAGGGGTCGAGATCATGCTGCAGCTCGCCGGTCTGATGCGAATGCCGATCGATGTAGTGCAGCGGCTCGATGGGCAGTACCTGCAGCGGCAGGTGCTGGTCATGGTGCCAGGCGCCCCTGTAGCTGCCGTTGTCCAATCTGACCCAGCGGAACTCGGCATGCAGTTGCGGCCCGGCATGCAAAGGCGTGGGGTCGTCTTCATACAGCAGGCGCCCGGTTGCCAAGGCGTAGCTCAAAAGCTCCGCACCTTGCTTGCCTTCCAGTTCAGCCACGGGCGTGAGCGTTTTGCTGCGGGCGTCGATCAGGCGCAACAGCCGAGCGTCGTCCTCCGTGACGTAACGGGGGGTGTAGTAGATCATCTCGGGCATTGAGGTGATGCGAACGACTTTCAGCGTACCGTCAGGTTGTAGCGTGCCCTTGATCGGCTCGAGATGAAAATGTTCGCTATCCCTGTGAATGCGATAGTAGATGGCGGGACCTTTGCGTGCCGGTTCCTTTGTGGCTGCGATCGGCGATGGCGATTCGAGCCCTTGCACCCACTGGTTCAGGTCGGGCGGTAACGACAGTGCGGCTT from Pseudomonas putida includes the following:
- a CDS encoding TetR/AcrR family transcriptional regulator → MAQSETVERILDAAEQLFAERGFAETSLRLITSKAGVNLAAVNYHFGSKKALIQAVFSRFLGPFCASLERELERRQGKPEQKPSLEELLEMLVEQALVVQPRSNNDLSIFMRLLGLAFSQSQGHLRRYLEDMYGKVFRRYMLLVNEAAPRIPPLELFWRVHFMLGAAAFSMSGIKALRAIAETDFGINTSIEQVMRLMVPFLAAGMRADSGVTDEAMAAAQLRPRSKTGSTTAKA
- a CDS encoding L,D-transpeptidase, which encodes MSDLDLLHISLADQRLYGFANGQLCLRLAVSTARNGAGERNGSGCTPRGLHQVRARIGAGLPLNAVLRGRRWTGEVWSPALHAQYPGRDWVLTRILWLSGCEAGVNRLGAVDTFRRYIYLHGTPDTEPLGIPLSHGCIRLRNTDLLGLFERVPAHCPVRIEEAACPQWASLSL
- the nagZ gene encoding beta-N-acetylhexosaminidase; the protein is MQGSLMVDIAGKWLTAEDRQLLRQPEVAGLIIFARNIDSPRQVRELCASIRAIRPDLILAVDQEGGRVQRLRQGFVRLPAMRAIADNANAEYLAEQCGWLMATEVLAVGLDLSFAPVLDLDHQRSAVVGSRAFEGDPQRAAQLAGAFIRGMNAAGMAACGKHFPGHGWAEADSHVAIPTDERSLEQLRQADLVPFTRLSGQLAAVMPAHVIYPQVDNQPAGFSRRWLQDILRGELGFDGVIFSDDLSMAGAHVVGDAANRIEAALSAGCDMGLVCNDRAAAELALSAAQRLKVKPSPRIARMRGQGFARTDYRQQPRWLEALGALREAQLVD
- a CDS encoding DEAD/DEAH box helicase codes for the protein MTEGDARQLLRAHPDWVDFIDAGALARGRKYAAQERTRILSLQGHSIEAMCRGSAGQIYHQDIKLVLNYGDLRVFGSCSCPVGLNCKHCVAALLQLELEDRDLEAGATQGQAALSLPPDLNQWVQGLESPSPIAATKEPARKGPAIYYRIHRDSEHFHLEPIKGTLQPDGTLKVVRITSMPEMIYYTPRYVTEDDARLLRLIDARSKTLTPVAELEGKQGAELLSYALATGRLLYEDDPTPLHAGPQLHAEFRWVRLDNGSYRGAWHHDQHLPLQVLPIEPLHYIDRHSHQTGELQHDLDPFIASQLARAPTVPEHLVVPLSHRLNALNRQVPTPTAVITEQIDNIQPKGRLTLGSLEFSAYMPKTGRMQRQMQHRAALSFDYDGLRASGSDDKPLTRLVDTISQRIRRQPQVEQALRKALRELGFKPATRQSKALPDSAGEMLQLPDDEAWLRFARDGLPRLRKAGWEVDIHRDFAFNLHEVDDWYASIDEAPGHEWFDLELGIVVEGQRHSLLPIVLQLLRSNPELLRPSELARRSDDEHLLIDLNRGRLDAPALRVALPYGRIKSVMGTLGELYLHEDNVGPTLRMDRADAARLNDIEHLPLHWEGGAHVRDLGRRLRDARDLQVAPPAALNATLRPYQQQGLNWLQALREMGTGGILGDDMGLGKTLQALAHLLLEKQNGRLAHPALAVMPTSLVPNWLDEAQRFAPDLRVLALHGPGRSKHFAKLHEYDLVLTTYALVPRDLEHLRAQQWSVLVLDEAQNIKSSTSKAAQAVCELQANQRLCLTGTPMENNLGELWSIFHFLMPGWLGEVKRFNQDYRTPIERHGDAERLSHLVHRIRPFLLRRTKEQVATELPPKTEMVHWVELSDAQRDTYEAVRVAMDKKVREEIARNGAARSQIVILDALLKLRQVCCDLRLVKGVEIKGNQADKGKLGALLDMLEELLSEGRRVLLFSQFTSMLALIEQELEKRKIRYSLLTGDTRDRRTPVQQFQQGDSEVFLISLKAGGVGLNLTAADTVIHFDPWWNPASENQATDRAYRIGQDKPVFVFKLITRGTVEEKIQQLQQEKAALAASLLDGAEAGQWRLGDEEIEALFAPLPGKRGR